The nucleotide window TATTAAGGTGCTTTAAATTAGAActccttttttcctcttctcGCTATTGTTACGTATGCAATCGCATGCTTATTTTTTGCTGGCTATTTCTCTGCAAAACTCGAAAATTATTGTTCTAAGAACCGTAAGTCGCTGGATTTTTGACGAAACATTCTATAAgcgtttatttttttcccttttcaggACATTTCATGTTACAAATTTCAGAAAAACATGACGAAGTCATTTCTTCCAATCTATTTGTTtttatgaaacatttctcatTGCGCAAAGTCACAGGCTGTTATCCACTTTTCCTTTCATGTAAATTAAATGCCTCGTATTAACGTCGTAGTAAACGTTTCAAAAGTGTTAGCAGGATCCAACTACGGAAACACAGGACGTTTGACTCACAGAGGccggtttatttttatcaattcCACAAGCTGTTTTGATTTTAGAATCGAACCCTTCCATCTTGGTATTTAGTTCTATATCTGTTGCTCCCGAATCTTCCTGAGGCGATGAAGGGGATAATGGCGGTGATCTTAATTCCCATTTTTCGAGATACAGTCGTGCGGTTTCCACAAAGCCAGCGTTTTCCATCGCTTTGGCAATCAAAACTAGCATGTCCTCTGTTTGCGCGAGATCAATCGGCAAGCGACCCTTGCAGTCGACGCGAGTCAAATCCGCACACGAATTTATCAGAAGACTGACAATATTGCAGTGACCGGCAACTATGGCAAAATGAAGGGCTGTCCAGCCATTTTTATCTCTTTTCTCAACGTCAGCGCCATGATCAAGAAGCAACATAGCCAGTTCAACATTTCCTTCAACACAACTCTGTTGCAGCGGAGTCAATCCGTGTTTGTTGTTCTCGTTGACGGCAATTTGTTTTCCTCCATAtttcaacaaaaatttgattttcgcCAGGTCGCCTTCAACCACAGCCTGGTTAAAAATTATATTTGACGATGACGGCCAACGAGAAAACGATTCTTTATGATCGTTAAGTCCCGCTTCCATTACACTAAAAACAAACTTCATTGACAACAGCGTTTAGCTTTACCGATTTCACAGCGGTTCACCTTGCAACGAAGGGTAAACAAAATTTCAGTCTCAAATATTCGATGACATGATACATTTAACTTTCGTGAAAGGTCGACTGATGAGTGTATTGCTTAAGTTTGCAGAGAATTTTGGTCGAGTTTTTGATGACGTCCGCTGATAAGGACGAGGATCATTTGgcgaaagaaaaattcaactgAGAATCAAAGGAAGTTTTTTAGTGGATAATCCTTTGACTTCGGCAGGTGCAAAACACATTTACTTAGATCGTTGCATTTATTAAAGGCTTCTTGGCTAAATTTGAATGGACAAAATACCACAACGATGCCCTCGTTTGTTTTCATTCGATATAAGGATTCTTGACAGAAATTGACACAAACGAAATTTTGATATtgttcatatatatatttaattgCCAAAACTGAGGAAAGGTTTTTCCTCTTTCACGTTCACATATGAACATTAATCTCTGCTTTCATGTGCACTGGCAAtagatcttctttttttttaagtagaaCAGTAGGTAAATAATAGCAAGAGGCTACATTGCACAGTGAAAAGTCTAGTCGCCAGTTAGCATTGCATGCTGGCTGGCTGGCTCATAATTGCtccttaaggtggctctataggtttgaatatcacatctgcataaataatGTTTTCtgttggcaaatgtttatcacattGCACTCGGTATAAGATCAATAATAAAAACCAAGCGTTAGACGACATCAGAGCTCTCAAGTCTCACGCATTGAACGTGAGTCTCACGATGCAATCTCACGCTCTCACGCCGACACGAGTATTTCTCACGCCTTGGCACTGTTCTGGTAGCTAACTCTACCTTTTAAGCTTTCAGAAGTGCTCATGAATTCCGAATTCGTTCCTTCACTGGCGCTGACGTTCGGCCAATGATCAATATGTTCGTGTGCGaccaattttcttgtttcttcaggACTTTCACCCGTTAATATAAGAAGTATAAGCCGATGTGTTAGCTCAGGCTGACCATAATAACATGGACGCTTTTAGCAAGCaacgcttaaaaaaaaagggcGGACTCGACGGTG belongs to Acropora muricata isolate sample 2 chromosome 9, ASM3666990v1, whole genome shotgun sequence and includes:
- the LOC136929800 gene encoding protein phosphatase 1 regulatory subunit 16A-like, with amino-acid sequence MKFVFSVMEAGLNDHKESFSRWPSSSNIIFNQAVVEGDLAKIKFLLKYGGKQIAVNENNKHGLTPLQQSCVEGNVELAMLLLDHGADVEKRDKNGWTALHFAIVAGHCNIVSLLINSCADLTRVDCKGRLPIDLAQTEDMLVLIAKAMENAGFVETARLYLEKWELRSPPLSPSSPQEDSGATDIELNTKMEGFDSKIKTACGIDKNKPASVSQTSCVSVVGSC